From Lycium ferocissimum isolate CSIRO_LF1 chromosome 12, AGI_CSIRO_Lferr_CH_V1, whole genome shotgun sequence, one genomic window encodes:
- the LOC132040159 gene encoding probable E3 ubiquitin-protein ligase RHY1A: protein MAGMLPGVECARRRRFHQSSGWLDSSQTSAFSSTRRSSFCLYTSSHEYPLSSSSSKQRGATSQAYQDEKLGEAAREAKQRLDERLSAGWKSQNKRSLKNRQSLNQRQGMVDNRPNLGVDNLQREVFSGLKKSGSKKFNCAKMIWKSSEQDECAICLDQFKIGDNLMQLTCAHKFHFKCLVPWLESNAYCPCCRMAIILNRTS from the exons ATGGCTGGCATGCTTCCTGGTGTTGAATGTGCTAGAAGAAGGAGATTTCATCAAAGTAGTGGATGGTTGGATTCATCTCAAACCTCTGCTttttcatccacaagaaggtCTTCTTTTTGTCTATACACTAGTAGCCATGAATACCCTCTCAGCTCAAGCTCATCTAAG CAAAGGGGTGCAACAAGCCAAGCATACCAAGATGAGAAACTAGGTGAAGCTGCTAGAGAAGCCAAGCAAAGGTTGGATGAGAGGCTTAGTGCAGGATGGAAATCACAAAATAAAAG GAGTCTCAAAAATAGACAATCACTAAACCAAAGACAAGGGATGGTGGATAATAGGCCAAATCTCGGGGTGGACAATTTGCAGAGAGAAGTATTTTCAGGACTAAAGAAAAGTGGATCAAAGAAGTTCAATTGCGCAAAAATGATTTGGAAATCTTCTGAACAAGATGAATGTGCAATTTGCTTAGACCAATTTAAGATTGGAGATAACCTAATGCAGTTGACATGTGCTCACAAGTTTCATTTTAAGTGTTTGGTGCCATGGCTAGAATCTAATGCATATTGTCCATGTTGCAGAATGGCAATTATTTTGAATAGAACTAGCTAG